The following proteins are co-located in the Bdellovibrionota bacterium genome:
- the yidC gene encoding membrane protein insertase YidC codes for MDNEKRTLLALGLMMAFLYVWFEYFIPKPVRTPTPAATPAPGATIAGTPSAKEAAEAPKRRDGPASSVIPLKEWSAETPLMHLRWTNRPGTPAEILLKKYRTTAAKDAAPVAVVPFRGEAPPPLRWELEIEGQRWSDENASYTEVSRGDAEVTYETSVGPDLFLRKKFSWNPKNYSIEASVEILNRRSQAVKAKAITRLSSRAEEAKGSMLSQPPDNVRVAAFINETSVRVEKKAIPSQPSADLSAWKPLPEGNIDWAGFDSRYFLMALIPVEGRWSEVRLNSDADALRIDMALIYPPREIAPSGSASYRVQFFTGPKDIGVLEASSAASLDRAIDLGDWLGPIARPILFFLRWLHSLLPNYGVAIILLTIVVRLLMFPLAHMQAKSMKKMQQHKPELDAIREKYKDNKEAQARETMNYMRKYKVNPMGGCLLLLPQMPIFFALYRVLYNSIELRHAPFFLWIHDLSAHDPYYVTPVILGVLMVMQQRLTPTPGVDPAQQTMMKIMPVIFSALMLFLPAGLTLYILVSTLWGVAQQYWVQGGWTVAPAPAKT; via the coding sequence ATGGACAACGAAAAGCGAACTCTCCTTGCCCTCGGCCTGATGATGGCGTTTCTCTACGTCTGGTTCGAGTATTTCATCCCAAAACCCGTACGAACGCCCACGCCCGCTGCAACGCCCGCACCCGGCGCCACGATCGCGGGAACTCCGTCGGCCAAAGAGGCGGCGGAGGCGCCGAAACGGAGGGACGGCCCGGCCTCGTCGGTAATACCGCTGAAAGAGTGGTCCGCGGAGACACCGCTCATGCATCTTCGGTGGACGAACCGGCCCGGCACGCCGGCTGAAATCTTGCTGAAGAAGTACCGCACGACCGCCGCGAAGGACGCTGCGCCGGTCGCCGTGGTACCGTTTCGCGGGGAGGCCCCGCCCCCCCTTCGTTGGGAGTTGGAGATTGAGGGCCAACGTTGGAGCGACGAAAACGCGTCCTACACCGAAGTGTCGAGGGGAGACGCCGAGGTAACGTACGAAACGTCTGTGGGTCCGGATCTTTTCCTTCGAAAGAAATTTTCTTGGAATCCGAAAAACTATTCGATTGAAGCGAGCGTCGAGATCCTCAACCGACGATCCCAGGCGGTGAAGGCCAAGGCGATCACACGACTTTCGTCGAGGGCGGAAGAAGCGAAGGGATCGATGCTGAGCCAGCCGCCGGACAATGTCCGGGTTGCGGCGTTTATCAACGAGACATCGGTTCGCGTCGAAAAAAAGGCGATTCCCTCTCAGCCCAGCGCCGACCTGTCCGCCTGGAAGCCGCTTCCCGAGGGAAACATCGATTGGGCCGGGTTCGATTCGCGTTATTTCTTGATGGCCTTGATTCCGGTGGAAGGGCGCTGGAGCGAAGTGCGCCTCAATTCCGATGCCGATGCTCTTCGGATCGACATGGCCCTGATCTACCCTCCGCGAGAAATCGCGCCTTCGGGGTCGGCTTCGTATCGCGTCCAATTTTTCACCGGCCCGAAAGACATCGGCGTCTTGGAAGCTTCTTCCGCGGCGTCGCTCGACCGGGCGATCGATTTGGGAGATTGGCTTGGACCGATCGCCCGCCCGATTCTTTTCTTTTTGCGCTGGCTTCATTCCCTTCTCCCCAACTACGGCGTCGCGATCATTTTGCTCACGATCGTCGTGAGGCTCCTCATGTTCCCGTTGGCGCACATGCAGGCGAAGTCGATGAAGAAGATGCAGCAGCACAAGCCGGAGCTGGACGCCATTCGGGAGAAATACAAGGACAACAAAGAAGCCCAGGCGCGCGAGACGATGAACTACATGCGCAAGTACAAGGTCAATCCGATGGGAGGCTGTCTCCTTCTCCTTCCGCAGATGCCGATTTTTTTCGCGCTATATCGCGTGCTCTATAACTCGATCGAGCTGCGGCACGCTCCCTTCTTTCTGTGGATTCACGATCTTTCCGCCCACGATCCGTACTACGTCACGCCGGTCATCCTGGGTGTGCTCATGGTCATGCAACAGCGTCTGACACCCACGCCGGGCGTGGATCCGGCGCAGCAGACGATGATGAAAATCATGCCTGTGATCTTCTCGGCACTTATGCTATTTCTCCCCGCGGGCCTGACTCTTTACATCTTGGTCAGTACATTGTGGGGGGTGGCCCAACAATATTGGGTGCAGGGAGGCTGGACGGTGGCTCCCGCACCGGCGAAAACATGA
- the yidD gene encoding membrane protein insertion efficiency factor YidD, protein MKLFFKGYRIFLSPILGPRCRFHPSCSRYAEEAIRQHGFLRGLILSLGRLVRCHPWNDGGFDPVPRS, encoded by the coding sequence ATGAAATTGTTTTTCAAGGGTTATCGCATTTTTTTGAGCCCGATACTCGGGCCGCGTTGTCGATTTCACCCCTCTTGCTCCCGATATGCGGAGGAGGCCATCCGGCAACACGGCTTCCTGCGCGGTTTGATTCTTTCCCTCGGGCGCCTGGTGCGATGTCATCCTTGGAACGACGGAGGCTTTGATCCGGTCCCGCGCTCCTAG
- the rnpA gene encoding ribonuclease P protein component, which yields MSLRHRPADRLRKRSEFESCQKEGRRYHGRRFVLLYRGSERPGARLGIVVTRKTGGAVVRNRWKRVVREFFRLQRERMAEGGDYVVIVRSTIQGPPGRDIGIELRTLFSKVKVS from the coding sequence GTGAGTCTACGCCACCGCCCCGCCGATCGGCTTCGAAAACGTTCGGAATTTGAGAGTTGTCAAAAAGAGGGACGGCGGTATCACGGCCGCCGGTTTGTGTTGCTGTATCGCGGGTCGGAACGACCTGGAGCGCGCTTGGGAATTGTGGTTACTCGAAAGACCGGCGGCGCGGTCGTCCGAAACCGATGGAAGCGGGTGGTGAGAGAGTTTTTCCGATTGCAACGCGAACGGATGGCCGAGGGCGGTGATTACGTGGTCATTGTGCGATCGACGATCCAAGGCCCGCCCGGACGAGACATTGGAATTGAATTGCGTACGCTTTTTTCTAAAGTGAAGGTGTCATGA
- the rpmH gene encoding 50S ribosomal protein L34 translates to MKRTYQPSRVSRKRTHGFRKRMKTKGGRTVLSRRRRKGRKQLAVDISKK, encoded by the coding sequence GTGAAACGAACGTATCAACCAAGTCGGGTCAGTCGCAAGAGGACGCACGGCTTTCGCAAACGAATGAAGACCAAAGGCGGACGAACCGTGCTGAGTCGACGTCGCCGTAAGGGCCGCAAGCAGCTGGCGGTGGATATCTCGAAAAAGTGA
- the dnaA gene encoding chromosomal replication initiator protein DnaA: MKTIWDQALSQLQSELPPHAFNTWLRPLRLRDSEAAHIVVEVPNAFYRDRLRFDYGPILRNKLREFSQLESLDVEFVVVPGTQETSLIQDLGRTQEAIRKRPKENGEGDRPNARYTFGSFVVGNSNQFAHAAAQAVAGAPGETYNPLFIYGGVGLGKTHLLCAVGNEILSSRPRARVLYRTAERFMNELINAIRYEKTPEFRSRYRESCDVLLIDDTQFFAGKERTQEEFFHTFNALHEANKQIVLTSDKYPKEIPDLDERLRSRFEWGLFADIQPPDVETRVAILKKKAEAEKLDLPDDAALYLATQIKSNVRVLEGALIRLAAFSSISGRPITMELTQEVFSTLAPENAAITVDAIQKRVADFFNLNISDLRSSRRHKVVAFPRQVAMYLGRKLTSSSYPELGTKFGGKDHTTVMHAVSKIERLLGEDSPLRTTIASIEKSLQT, encoded by the coding sequence TTGAAAACGATCTGGGATCAGGCGTTGTCCCAGCTCCAGAGCGAACTTCCGCCGCACGCATTCAATACGTGGCTTCGGCCTCTCCGTTTGCGCGACAGTGAGGCTGCGCACATCGTCGTAGAAGTTCCCAATGCATTTTACCGCGACCGTCTTCGATTCGATTACGGGCCGATCCTGCGAAACAAGTTACGTGAATTTTCCCAGCTTGAATCGCTGGATGTCGAGTTCGTGGTGGTTCCGGGAACTCAAGAAACATCTCTGATCCAAGATCTCGGCCGAACGCAAGAGGCGATCCGCAAACGCCCGAAAGAAAACGGCGAGGGGGACAGGCCCAACGCGCGTTACACCTTCGGATCGTTCGTCGTCGGCAATAGCAACCAATTCGCCCACGCAGCCGCTCAAGCGGTGGCCGGTGCCCCCGGCGAAACGTACAACCCTCTCTTTATATACGGCGGTGTAGGCCTGGGGAAGACCCACCTTCTCTGCGCCGTCGGCAACGAAATTTTGTCTTCCCGCCCGCGCGCTCGGGTTCTCTATCGCACGGCCGAGCGTTTCATGAACGAGCTGATCAACGCCATCCGCTACGAAAAAACGCCTGAATTCCGTTCTCGGTACCGCGAATCGTGCGACGTCCTGTTGATCGACGACACGCAGTTTTTCGCCGGCAAGGAACGCACGCAGGAAGAATTTTTTCACACGTTCAACGCCCTCCATGAGGCGAACAAACAAATCGTCCTTACGTCGGACAAGTACCCGAAAGAGATCCCCGATCTCGACGAGCGGCTTCGTTCGCGATTTGAATGGGGCCTCTTCGCCGATATACAACCGCCTGATGTCGAAACCCGCGTCGCGATTCTGAAAAAGAAGGCTGAAGCCGAGAAACTCGATCTCCCCGATGACGCGGCTCTTTATCTCGCCACACAGATTAAATCGAACGTGCGCGTCCTGGAAGGTGCCCTCATTCGCCTGGCCGCATTCTCCTCGATCTCCGGCCGACCGATCACAATGGAGCTGACACAGGAGGTTTTTTCCACGCTGGCACCCGAGAACGCAGCGATTACGGTGGACGCCATTCAAAAACGTGTGGCCGATTTTTTTAATCTCAACATCTCCGACCTCCGATCGAGCCGACGCCATAAAGTCGTCGCCTTTCCCCGGCAGGTCGCCATGTACCTGGGACGAAAATTGACCTCCTCCTCCTATCCCGAACTCGGAACGAAGTTCGGCGGAAAAGACCACACGACCGTCATGCACGCTGTTTCCAAAATCGAGCGCCTGTTGGGAGAAGATTCACCGCTCCGCACGACAATTGCCTCCATTGAAAAATCTCTTCAGACGTAA
- the dnaN gene encoding DNA polymerase III subunit beta, which yields MKIEFQRDSFGKALQSVGTVVEKKTTMPILGNILLEAKGDRLQISATDLEIGIQATCPVRVLTEGRVCVPARSLIDIVRELPDEKGTLRKGDNEWLVVESGKAQFRVVGMVADEFPKMQPKDKFKFSKLRVETLKHGIEKTGFAICTDEMRYNLNGAFIETRKGDKGGTQFRMVTTDGHRLALVDTTLSDDETFSLAKGVILPRKGVAELRRLLGESTSKLIGAAVADGNAAFQIEDVVIAMRLVVGEFPDYTAVIPKGNKKKLMLDRNLFSQSLHRVSLLSEGKSKCIRLGIKKDGVHLSANSPELGEAEEEVQGEFMGDDMEIGFNARYILDALSVVDGNKVMIELDHAQSPGVIRIPNDANFLSVIMPMRI from the coding sequence ATGAAAATTGAATTCCAGCGTGATTCCTTCGGCAAAGCCCTTCAATCCGTGGGCACGGTCGTGGAGAAAAAAACCACCATGCCGATTCTGGGAAACATTCTCCTGGAGGCAAAAGGAGATCGCCTTCAAATCTCGGCCACTGATTTGGAGATCGGCATCCAGGCCACCTGTCCGGTTCGAGTCTTGACCGAAGGACGCGTCTGCGTGCCGGCTCGGAGCCTGATCGACATCGTGCGGGAGTTGCCTGACGAGAAAGGGACGCTCCGAAAGGGGGATAACGAGTGGCTCGTGGTGGAAAGCGGAAAGGCGCAATTCCGCGTTGTGGGGATGGTGGCTGACGAATTTCCGAAAATGCAGCCGAAGGACAAATTCAAGTTCTCCAAGCTCCGAGTGGAAACGCTTAAGCACGGGATCGAAAAAACGGGCTTTGCGATCTGCACGGATGAGATGCGTTACAACCTAAATGGAGCGTTCATCGAAACCCGAAAGGGAGATAAGGGAGGGACTCAGTTTCGGATGGTGACGACCGATGGCCACCGGCTGGCGCTGGTCGACACGACTCTCAGCGACGACGAAACCTTTTCCCTTGCAAAAGGAGTGATCCTGCCGCGAAAAGGGGTGGCGGAGCTGCGGAGATTGCTCGGTGAATCCACGTCGAAGTTGATCGGAGCTGCGGTTGCGGACGGAAACGCCGCCTTTCAGATCGAAGATGTGGTCATCGCGATGCGTTTGGTGGTGGGTGAATTCCCGGACTACACGGCGGTCATTCCCAAAGGGAACAAAAAGAAACTGATGTTGGATCGGAACCTCTTCTCACAGTCGCTTCACCGCGTGTCGCTTCTCTCCGAGGGGAAGTCAAAATGCATACGCCTGGGGATCAAGAAAGACGGCGTCCACCTTTCGGCCAACAGCCCGGAACTGGGTGAAGCGGAGGAGGAGGTGCAGGGCGAATTCATGGGAGACGATATGGAGATCGGGTTTAACGCCCGGTATATCCTGGACGCGCTCTCGGTTGTGGATGGCAACAAAGTGATGATCGAATTGGACCATGCGCAGAGCCCAGGCGTGATCCGAATTCCGAATGACGCGAACTTTTTATCGGTCATCATGCCGATGAGAATTTGA
- the recF gene encoding DNA replication and repair protein RecF (All proteins in this family for which functions are known are DNA-binding proteins that assist the filamentation of RecA onto DNA for the initiation of recombination or recombinational repair.), translating to MIRRLTLRSIRAYPTLQVELLGERTAFVGSNGSGKTTLLEAIHLLATLQSFRTARMSNLIATGSDEAMISGAWEDPTSTRAMRIIGGRRKLDRDGKASTVEHFCEGLAVVALAPEHSRLLSDGPEERRRFLDRLLLVLQPTYFETARRYRKALAHKQALLREELPYSVYADRVAPWNQELDQYGAEIRRSRSELIAKIAPSLQRHYVDLIGRNESVGLRHRCSEESMAEELERLGRAEHAAGRALVGPHRDDLELLLRERKAEEVCSQGERFSILLALKLAERDEIRAQSGREPTLLFDDLGATLDAERRERLLHEVLTGRQQLLVTTSDEGVAAALEAAGTTIVRKKVESKADGFSVACWLPR from the coding sequence TTGATCCGCCGCCTCACGCTGCGCTCGATTCGCGCTTATCCAACGCTGCAGGTTGAACTCTTGGGCGAACGTACCGCTTTCGTCGGGAGCAACGGTTCGGGAAAAACCACGCTTCTTGAAGCCATCCATCTGTTGGCGACGCTTCAATCGTTCCGAACGGCGCGCATGTCCAATCTCATAGCGACTGGAAGCGACGAGGCCATGATCAGCGGCGCGTGGGAAGATCCGACATCCACCCGGGCCATGCGGATCATAGGAGGCCGGCGCAAACTCGACCGCGATGGAAAGGCGTCCACAGTCGAGCATTTTTGCGAAGGGCTGGCCGTGGTGGCGCTGGCTCCCGAACACAGTCGCCTCTTGTCCGACGGCCCGGAGGAGCGGCGCAGATTCCTCGACCGCCTTCTCTTGGTGTTGCAACCGACGTATTTCGAAACCGCTCGGCGTTACCGGAAGGCATTGGCGCATAAACAGGCGCTTCTTCGGGAAGAACTCCCCTATTCGGTCTATGCCGACCGAGTCGCCCCCTGGAATCAGGAACTGGACCAATATGGAGCGGAAATCCGACGCTCTCGCTCGGAGTTGATTGCCAAAATCGCTCCTTCCCTCCAACGGCATTACGTCGACCTAATCGGCCGGAACGAAAGCGTGGGTTTGCGGCATCGCTGTTCGGAAGAATCGATGGCCGAAGAGCTCGAAAGACTCGGCCGAGCGGAGCATGCGGCCGGCCGTGCCTTAGTGGGACCGCACCGGGACGATCTCGAGCTCCTCTTGCGGGAGCGGAAGGCGGAAGAGGTCTGCAGCCAAGGCGAGCGTTTTTCGATTCTGCTGGCGTTGAAGCTCGCGGAACGGGACGAGATCCGCGCTCAATCAGGGCGCGAGCCGACACTTCTCTTCGACGATTTGGGTGCGACGCTGGATGCCGAACGGCGGGAACGGCTTCTTCATGAAGTCCTGACGGGACGCCAGCAACTGTTGGTAACGACTTCGGACGAAGGGGTGGCGGCCGCTCTGGAGGCGGCCGGGACGACGATCGTGCGCAAGAAAGTCGAGTCCAAAGCCGACGGTTTTTCCGTTGCTTGCTGGCTTCCCCGATGA